In Tumebacillus amylolyticus, the genomic window ACGCGGCGTCCAAGAAATCCAACGAGATGATGGCCCATACCTACAGCCATCTGTTCGGATTGCCGACGACGGGGTTGCGATTTTTCACCGTGTACGGTCCTTGGGGGCGGCCGGATATGGCGTTGTTCTTGTTCACCAAAGCGATTCTCGAAGGCAAGCCGATTCAACTGTTCAACAACGGCGATATGCAACGCGACTTCACGTACGTGGACGATATCGTCGAAGGAATCGTGCGTCTCGCGGAGAAACCGGCCGTGCCCGACCCGACGTGGGACGGCAACAACCCGGACCCGGGGACGAGTTACGCACCGTACCGTCTGTACAACATTGGCTCCCACAACCCGGTCAAACTGGGCGAGTACGTTTCGACGCTGGAGGATGCACTGGGGATCAAAGCGATCAAAGAATACCTGCCGATGCAACCGGGCGATGTCCCGGCGACGTTTGCAGACGTGGACGATCTCTGGCGCGATGTTGATTTCAAACCGTCAACGAGCTTGAAGACGGGCATTGGCAATTTCGTGGCGTGGTACAGAAACTATTATGGGGTGTAGACAGTGACAGAGAAAAAAGTAGGGGTCGTAGGGTTAGGGTACGTAGGACTGCCGGTTGCACTTGCTTTTGGGGAAAAATGGCCGACGATCGGCTTTGACATCAACGAGCGTCGGGTGAACGCACTGCAGAACGCCGTCGACGAAACGGGCGAACTGAGTGCCGAGGAGTTGCGTCAATCGGCGCTTTTGGAATACACCACCGACGGAGCGCGACTCGGCGAGTGCCACTTCATCATCGTGGCGGTGCCGACTCCGATTGACGACGCGAAGAAACCGGACTTGACCGCACTTCGCAAGTCGTCGGAAACGGTCGGCCAAAACATGGCGAAAGGCACGGTCATCGTGTACGAATCGACCGTGTATCCGGGCGCGACGGAGGAATACTGCGTGCCGGTTCTGGAGCGAACGTCGGGACTGCGCTGCGGCGTCGACTTTTTCGTCGGGTATTCGCCGGAGCGCATCAATCCGGGCGACCACGAGCACACGTTCAAGAACATCGTGAAAGTCGTCTCCGGTCAAGATGAGAACACGCTGAACCTCGTCGCCGACATGTACGGAAGCGTCGTGGACGCCGGAGTTTTTCGTGCAGGTTCGATCAAAGTCGCCGAAGCGGCGAAAGTCATCGAGAACACCCAGCGCGACTTGAACATCGCCCTGATGAACGAGTTGGCGATGATCTTCGACCGCATGGGCATCGACACAAAAGACGTGCTGGAAGCGGCGGGCACGAAATGGAACTTCCTGCCCTTCACACCGGGTTTGGTCGGCGGGCACTGCATCGGGGTTGATCCGTACTATCTCACGCACAAAGCGGAGAGCATCGGCTACCACCCGCAAGTCATCCTCGCGGGCCGTCGGATCAATGACAACATGGGCCATTTTATCGCGACTTCGCTCGTCAAGCAGATGGCGTTGCAAGGCATGACGCTGCAAAACGCCAACGTCACGGTGCTCGGCCTGACGTTCAAAGAGAACGTCACCGACCTGCGCAACTCCAAAGTCGTCGACATCATCGACGAACTGCAAGAGTTCGGCGTCAACGTCACCGTCCATGATCCGCTGGGCGACCCGTCGATTGCCGAGCATGAGTACGGCGTGAAACTCACGG contains:
- a CDS encoding NAD-dependent epimerase, with product MKKVLVTGAAGFIGFHVSQRLLEAGVTVVGLDEVNDYYDPTLKEARLAQLTPHENFTHCKISLQDTAAMDAMFAEHEFHTVIHLAAQAGVRYSLTNPRAYIDSNIVGFLNILEGCRHGGVKHLLYASSSSVYGANTDMPFSVHRGVNHPLSLYAASKKSNEMMAHTYSHLFGLPTTGLRFFTVYGPWGRPDMALFLFTKAILEGKPIQLFNNGDMQRDFTYVDDIVEGIVRLAEKPAVPDPTWDGNNPDPGTSYAPYRLYNIGSHNPVKLGEYVSTLEDALGIKAIKEYLPMQPGDVPATFADVDDLWRDVDFKPSTSLKTGIGNFVAWYRNYYGV
- a CDS encoding nucleotide sugar dehydrogenase, with amino-acid sequence MTEKKVGVVGLGYVGLPVALAFGEKWPTIGFDINERRVNALQNAVDETGELSAEELRQSALLEYTTDGARLGECHFIIVAVPTPIDDAKKPDLTALRKSSETVGQNMAKGTVIVYESTVYPGATEEYCVPVLERTSGLRCGVDFFVGYSPERINPGDHEHTFKNIVKVVSGQDENTLNLVADMYGSVVDAGVFRAGSIKVAEAAKVIENTQRDLNIALMNELAMIFDRMGIDTKDVLEAAGTKWNFLPFTPGLVGGHCIGVDPYYLTHKAESIGYHPQVILAGRRINDNMGHFIATSLVKQMALQGMTLQNANVTVLGLTFKENVTDLRNSKVVDIIDELQEFGVNVTVHDPLGDPSIAEHEYGVKLTALQDLPPADAIVYAVPHAFYRELGWNGLSGLLKNGRGILVDIKHQLPPQDCPTGVTLWRL